A genome region from Methanococcoides burtonii DSM 6242 includes the following:
- a CDS encoding iron ABC transporter substrate-binding protein, which produces MKKRMYIGSIAIFLIIIASFGLGCISSSDKLNEETVSERTITDGLGRTVTVPTDPERIVCQGAGALRYICYLEAQDAIVGVEDVELRINENRRPYAIANPQFQNLPLIGEHRGNTDPEKIVGVDPDVIFWTYVQSAKDADELQAKTEIPVVALNYGNLGVYRDDMYQSLRIMGNVMDKNKRAEEVIGFFEMNIGNLENRTKDTANDDPKNVYVGGIAYSGPHGFQSTEPTYPPFEFISANNVASSLGTTHADVSKEAIIEWDADILFVDLSTLMTTPSAIDELKSDPAYTSLSAVKNGNVYGILPYNWYSSNQGSVLAASYYAGTVIHPERFSDIDPATKADEIYMFLLGDAVYENLTHGFTSGFGKISLDGQF; this is translated from the coding sequence GTGAAAAAAAGAATGTATATAGGATCAATTGCAATTTTTTTAATTATCATTGCATCTTTTGGGCTGGGCTGTATTTCAAGTTCGGATAAATTAAATGAAGAGACTGTTTCAGAACGCACAATAACAGATGGTCTTGGTAGAACTGTAACCGTTCCTACAGACCCGGAACGGATAGTATGTCAGGGAGCTGGAGCACTTCGCTATATTTGCTACCTTGAAGCACAGGATGCAATTGTCGGTGTCGAAGACGTAGAACTGAGAATAAATGAGAACCGAAGACCTTATGCTATTGCAAATCCCCAATTCCAAAACTTACCACTGATCGGTGAACACCGAGGAAATACCGATCCGGAAAAGATAGTTGGTGTAGACCCGGATGTCATATTCTGGACCTATGTTCAGTCTGCTAAAGATGCAGATGAACTTCAGGCAAAGACAGAAATTCCTGTTGTAGCTTTAAATTACGGAAATCTTGGAGTCTATCGTGATGACATGTACCAAAGCCTTCGTATAATGGGAAATGTTATGGACAAAAACAAACGGGCAGAAGAGGTCATTGGATTCTTTGAAATGAACATTGGAAACCTTGAGAATAGGACAAAAGATACTGCTAATGATGATCCAAAAAACGTCTATGTTGGTGGTATAGCATACAGTGGCCCTCATGGATTCCAATCTACTGAACCAACCTATCCTCCTTTCGAATTTATAAGTGCAAACAATGTAGCGTCTTCACTTGGAACAACACACGCTGATGTTTCAAAGGAAGCGATAATCGAATGGGATGCAGATATTCTATTTGTTGATCTTTCAACATTAATGACCACACCCTCGGCAATTGATGAACTGAAAAGTGACCCTGCATACACATCGCTCAGTGCTGTTAAAAACGGGAACGTTTACGGAATTCTTCCATATAACTGGTATAGTTCCAATCAGGGTTCTGTCCTTGCAGCATCATATTATGCAGGAACAGTGATCCATCCGGAGAGATTTAGTGATATTGACCCGGCCACAAAAGCAGATGAGATATACATGTTTCTTCTGGGAGATGCCGTTTATGAGAATCTGACCCATGGATTTACCAGCGGTTTTGGGAAAATATCACTCGATGGTCAATTCTAA
- a CDS encoding FecCD family ABC transporter permease, with protein MSFTDKETNGIESNPIALAYSGYIRKKMAFMVISSILLFLLLIYSIAVGATNIAFTDVILSLFGYGQGSASTIIWNIRLPRALVAIVAGVGLSVSGVALQSILRNPLGSPYTLGISHACAFGAAFSVIVLGSGTMRSTGADAIMLNNPYMTTAVSFCFSLIATFTLIAIAKYRNSSPEVMILTGVALASLFTAGTMFLQYFADDVQLAAVVFWTFGDVGRADWNDLTILFILTVPAVFYFFMNRWNYNAIDAGDETAKGLGVNVEKVRLWGMLVASLVTAFIVSFLGVIGFVGLVCPHMARRFVGDEQRFLLPASCLTGALLLLGADTAARLMLAPHELPVAILTAFMGAPLFLYLLIRGYQH; from the coding sequence ATGAGCTTTACAGACAAAGAAACAAATGGAATCGAAAGTAACCCCATTGCTTTAGCATACTCAGGATATATAAGGAAGAAAATGGCCTTCATGGTCATTTCATCCATCCTTCTATTCCTGTTGCTAATATATTCAATTGCCGTTGGTGCAACAAACATAGCATTTACAGACGTAATATTATCCCTTTTCGGATATGGTCAAGGCAGTGCTTCCACGATTATATGGAATATTCGACTTCCACGAGCACTTGTAGCCATTGTTGCAGGAGTCGGGCTCTCAGTTTCCGGTGTTGCATTGCAATCAATATTGAGAAACCCTCTTGGTTCACCTTACACTCTTGGAATATCCCATGCATGTGCTTTCGGTGCGGCCTTTTCTGTAATAGTGCTTGGTAGTGGCACAATGAGAAGTACAGGTGCAGATGCGATCATGTTGAACAATCCATATATGACAACAGCGGTCTCTTTCTGCTTCTCGCTTATAGCAACATTCACTCTAATTGCTATTGCAAAATATAGAAATTCATCTCCGGAAGTGATGATATTAACAGGAGTTGCATTAGCATCTCTTTTTACTGCAGGTACGATGTTCCTTCAATATTTCGCTGATGATGTACAACTTGCAGCTGTTGTATTCTGGACATTTGGTGATGTCGGGAGAGCAGATTGGAATGACCTGACAATATTGTTCATTTTGACAGTGCCGGCAGTATTTTATTTCTTTATGAATCGGTGGAACTATAATGCGATCGATGCAGGAGATGAGACTGCAAAAGGACTTGGGGTCAACGTAGAAAAAGTAAGATTGTGGGGTATGCTTGTGGCATCTCTTGTAACCGCTTTTATTGTTTCTTTCCTGGGAGTGATCGGTTTTGTAGGATTAGTGTGCCCCCACATGGCACGCCGGTTCGTAGGGGATGAACAACGGTTTCTATTACCGGCATCCTGCCTTACCGGAGCTCTGCTGTTACTTGGAGCAGATACGGCAGCAAGGCTTATGCTTGCACCTCATGAGCTTCCGGTTGCCATTCTTACTGCATTCATGGGTGCACCACTTTTCCTATATTTGCTTATCAGGGGGTATCAACACTAA
- a CDS encoding ABC transporter ATP-binding protein, translating into MLSVTELDFSYNNREILNQIHFELKPGKILAILGPNGVGKSTLLRCINAIHPPKTGTIIVDGEEVLALEKHEIAKRVGYVPQRSEAGQLTAYDAILLGRKPHIGWNVGEKDRRVVESVIKKLGLEELALRHINEMSGGELQRVAIARALVQEPKLLLLDEPTSSLDLKKQLEILRTVRQVVENNKVSAVITMHDLNLALRFADNYIFLKDGKVFAHGGNEIVVPETIKQVYGVATSVEKFNGFHVVIPHE; encoded by the coding sequence ATGTTAAGCGTTACAGAACTTGATTTTAGCTATAATAACAGAGAAATTCTGAACCAGATACATTTCGAACTTAAGCCAGGAAAGATATTAGCCATTCTTGGTCCTAACGGAGTTGGAAAATCGACTCTTCTCAGATGTATCAATGCAATTCATCCACCTAAAACAGGTACAATTATAGTTGACGGAGAAGAAGTATTAGCCCTTGAAAAACATGAGATCGCAAAGAGAGTGGGATATGTACCACAGCGCTCAGAAGCAGGACAACTTACAGCTTATGATGCAATATTATTAGGCCGAAAGCCACATATTGGCTGGAATGTTGGAGAAAAAGATAGACGTGTTGTAGAATCAGTTATCAAAAAACTTGGACTGGAAGAATTGGCCCTTAGGCACATCAATGAGATGAGTGGAGGAGAACTTCAGAGAGTAGCTATTGCAAGAGCTCTGGTACAGGAACCAAAACTGTTGTTACTTGATGAACCGACCAGCAGCCTTGATCTTAAAAAGCAATTGGAAATATTACGCACGGTCAGACAAGTGGTAGAAAATAATAAGGTCTCGGCAGTGATAACCATGCATGATCTAAACCTCGCACTACGGTTTGCTGACAATTATATATTCTTAAAGGACGGAAAGGTCTTTGCACATGGAGGTAACGAGATCGTTGTGCCTGAAACCATCAAGCAGGTCTATGGTGTTGCCACAAGTGTTGAAAAATTTAATGGTTTTCATGTGGTTATCCCACATGAGTAA
- a CDS encoding flavin reductase family protein has product MKIAPRKREQIFPLPVALISTVSNNGVLNVAPWSNITPILRPLEEVVMASWIKRDTLDNIRDTGEFVINIPPVEMSEKVMISSKNFPADVDEFKEVGLSPRRSSMIAPPGVEGCLAWAECSFIEEIAMDRFSLIIGKVVNLEVDDRFFNDNGEMDYENAKPMSCILGAKGLEFTYPANSGKKASYSEMMLK; this is encoded by the coding sequence ATGAAAATTGCACCACGAAAAAGAGAACAAATATTTCCATTGCCTGTAGCATTGATATCTACTGTCTCTAATAATGGGGTGTTGAATGTGGCTCCCTGGTCTAACATAACTCCAATACTTAGGCCTCTTGAAGAGGTTGTGATGGCATCATGGATCAAACGTGATACTCTTGATAACATAAGAGATACAGGAGAATTTGTCATCAATATTCCTCCAGTAGAAATGTCTGAAAAAGTAATGATAAGTTCAAAGAATTTCCCGGCAGATGTAGATGAGTTCAAAGAAGTCGGTCTTTCTCCCAGACGATCTTCTATGATAGCTCCTCCCGGAGTTGAAGGATGCCTGGCATGGGCAGAATGCTCTTTTATTGAAGAGATTGCAATGGATAGATTCTCTCTTATCATCGGAAAGGTCGTAAATCTTGAAGTAGATGATAGGTTCTTCAACGATAATGGAGAGATGGATTATGAAAACGCAAAGCCTATGTCATGCATTCTTGGTGCAAAAGGACTGGAGTTCACTTATCCTGCAAATAGTGGTAAAAAAGCAAGTTATTCTGAGATGATGCTTAAATGA
- a CDS encoding CDP-2,3-bis-(O-geranylgeranyl)-sn-glycerol synthase, whose product MVLALWLMLPAYLPNPFAALFGGGRPIDNGKTMSDGRRILGDGKTYRGFFVGLIFGALAGLMQMQLLEKYPVLFGVELPTFGTGGSNTTILIFALAVGSLFGDMFMSFFKRRMGLKRGAPLPVIDQLDFVLGALIFAYLASPVWFAEQFTFKVIAVILIITPLLHLATNVVGYFIGVKKEPW is encoded by the coding sequence ATTGTTCTTGCATTATGGCTAATGCTTCCGGCATACCTGCCAAATCCTTTCGCAGCACTTTTCGGAGGAGGAAGGCCCATCGACAATGGAAAAACGATGTCAGACGGAAGACGGATACTTGGAGATGGAAAAACATACCGTGGTTTTTTTGTAGGACTCATATTCGGAGCACTTGCAGGACTTATGCAAATGCAACTTCTTGAAAAGTACCCAGTACTCTTCGGTGTGGAGCTCCCAACATTCGGCACAGGCGGTTCAAATACTACCATACTAATATTCGCACTTGCGGTCGGCTCTCTTTTCGGTGACATGTTCATGAGTTTCTTCAAACGCCGCATGGGACTTAAACGCGGAGCACCACTGCCGGTTATCGACCAACTCGATTTCGTACTTGGAGCATTGATATTCGCATATCTTGCATCACCTGTGTGGTTCGCTGAGCAGTTCACATTCAAGGTCATTGCTGTAATCCTGATTATAACACCCCTGCTTCACCTTGCAACAAATGTTGTCGGTTATTTTATAGGAGTGAAAAAAGAACCGTGGTAA
- the pyrE gene encoding orotate phosphoribosyltransferase encodes MISSNDKNELIKSLEGCGAVKFGDFTLTSGKKSKYYIDIKKASSNPSTLKLIAKQAASMIKKIDIDLIGGVALGGVPIATAVSLETGLPLLLIRKATKDYGTGGRFVGDATKDDRIILLEDVTTSGGSVIEAIGAIREAGCIIEKVITVVDREDGATENLAELDVQLIPLVRASELLEKCNL; translated from the coding sequence ATGATATCATCAAATGACAAGAATGAACTTATAAAGAGTCTTGAGGGTTGTGGTGCAGTTAAATTCGGAGACTTCACCCTTACATCAGGAAAGAAAAGCAAATACTACATCGATATTAAAAAAGCAAGTTCCAACCCTTCCACATTGAAGCTCATTGCAAAACAGGCAGCTTCAATGATAAAAAAAATAGACATAGACCTTATCGGTGGAGTTGCCCTTGGTGGTGTTCCTATAGCCACAGCGGTATCCCTTGAGACCGGGCTCCCACTTTTGCTTATTCGCAAAGCTACTAAAGACTATGGCACAGGAGGAAGATTTGTAGGTGATGCGACCAAAGATGATAGGATAATCCTGCTCGAAGATGTAACCACAAGCGGAGGTTCCGTTATTGAGGCTATTGGAGCAATTCGTGAAGCCGGATGTATCATTGAAAAAGTGATAACTGTCGTAGACCGCGAAGATGGTGCTACCGAAAATCTTGCAGAGCTAGATGTGCAACTGATACCTCTTGTACGTGCAAGCGAGCTTTTAGAAAAATGTAATTTATGA
- the hcp gene encoding hydroxylamine reductase yields the protein MFCYQCEETMNGEGCTKNGVCGKKGEVADLQDDLIYVLKSVAFYNQKARKADISEESTDDFMLDALFSTITNTDFRATGIQDRIDRGFEIQGEIKQKLLDNNALDENELPEIATVSPENLKDRNTGILATENEDIRSLRELIIFGIKGIAAYGHHAMVLGHTNKKVNSFIEEGLVATTDDTLTDKKLISLVLKCGEKGFDVMALLDAANTSTFGNPEPTQVNIGTRGNPGILVSGHDLNDLKQLLDQTKGTGVDVYTHGEMLPANSYPEFKKYEHLVGNYGGSWWHQKKEFESFNGPILMTSNCIIPPKDTYLDRIYTTGSVGFDGVVHLTGNDGQKDFSAIIEQAKKCEPPVQLEEGTIMGGFAYNSVLSVADKIVDAVKAGKIKKFIVMAGCDGRRKDRQYYTDFAEALPKDTVILTAGCAKYRYNKLNLGDIDGIPRVLDAGQCNDSFSLVIIAQGLMARLGFTDVNEAPISYNIAWYEQKAIIVLLALLRMGIQDITLGPKLPAFVSPNVLNVLVEKFNITPNTTVEEDMERLLK from the coding sequence ATGTTTTGCTACCAGTGTGAAGAAACAATGAACGGCGAAGGCTGTACAAAAAACGGCGTATGTGGGAAGAAAGGGGAGGTTGCAGACCTTCAGGACGATCTGATCTATGTGCTTAAGAGCGTTGCATTCTACAACCAGAAAGCAAGAAAGGCAGACATTTCTGAAGAGAGCACTGATGACTTTATGCTCGATGCACTGTTCTCAACTATAACGAATACCGATTTCAGAGCAACAGGAATTCAGGATCGCATTGACAGAGGATTTGAGATCCAGGGTGAGATTAAGCAGAAACTTCTGGATAACAATGCACTCGATGAGAACGAACTGCCTGAGATCGCAACTGTGAGCCCGGAAAACCTCAAGGACAGGAATACCGGCATACTTGCAACAGAGAACGAAGATATCCGGTCATTAAGAGAGCTGATAATCTTCGGTATCAAAGGAATTGCAGCATACGGACATCATGCAATGGTGCTTGGGCATACCAATAAAAAAGTTAATTCATTTATAGAAGAGGGACTGGTGGCAACCACAGATGATACCCTTACCGACAAGAAACTCATCTCGCTTGTACTGAAATGTGGGGAAAAAGGTTTTGATGTGATGGCACTGCTTGACGCGGCAAATACCTCTACATTCGGAAATCCGGAACCCACCCAGGTCAATATCGGAACGAGAGGTAATCCCGGAATTCTCGTAAGCGGTCACGACCTCAATGACTTGAAACAACTGCTGGACCAGACTAAAGGTACCGGTGTCGATGTCTATACTCACGGTGAGATGTTGCCTGCAAATTCATATCCTGAGTTTAAGAAATACGAGCATCTCGTAGGCAACTACGGTGGCTCATGGTGGCATCAGAAAAAGGAGTTCGAAAGCTTCAACGGCCCTATACTGATGACAAGTAACTGTATCATACCTCCAAAGGATACATATCTTGACAGAATATACACTACCGGTTCTGTTGGTTTTGATGGGGTTGTACATCTTACCGGAAATGACGGACAAAAGGATTTCTCAGCTATAATTGAACAAGCTAAGAAATGCGAACCACCTGTCCAACTTGAAGAGGGAACTATCATGGGCGGTTTTGCCTACAATTCCGTCCTCTCTGTTGCAGACAAGATCGTTGATGCCGTCAAAGCAGGCAAGATAAAGAAGTTCATTGTAATGGCAGGGTGTGATGGACGCCGGAAGGACAGACAGTATTATACAGATTTTGCAGAAGCACTCCCAAAGGATACTGTCATACTGACTGCCGGATGTGCAAAATATCGCTACAATAAACTTAACCTTGGAGACATTGATGGAATTCCAAGGGTGCTGGATGCAGGCCAATGTAATGATTCATTTTCACTGGTCATCATTGCACAAGGACTTATGGCCAGACTTGGATTTACGGATGTTAATGAAGCACCGATCTCTTACAATATCGCATGGTACGAACAAAAGGCAATCATTGTGTTGCTTGCCCTGTTAAGAATGGGAATACAGGATATTACCCTCGGACCAAAGCTTCCGGCCTTTGTGTCACCTAATGTCCTCAACGTGCTGGTAGAGAAGTTCAATATCACACCGAACACCACAGTCGAAGAGGATATGGAGAGGCTGCTGAAATAA
- a CDS encoding cupin domain-containing protein, producing MKIVELSKAPEKENSHNVIAKELYDTEQTQVVHLELKPGEALKLHKTPMNVLFYVLEGEGIVVIGDEEESVSRDMLIESPKGIPHLLRNESEGLFRFLVVKLKE from the coding sequence ATGAAGATCGTAGAATTAAGCAAAGCACCTGAAAAAGAGAATTCTCATAACGTAATTGCTAAAGAGCTCTATGACACTGAACAGACACAGGTCGTTCACCTAGAGCTTAAGCCAGGAGAAGCTCTCAAGCTGCACAAGACACCTATGAACGTATTATTCTATGTTCTTGAAGGTGAAGGCATCGTTGTGATCGGCGATGAGGAAGAAAGCGTTTCAAGGGACATGCTTATTGAAAGCCCGAAAGGGATCCCTCATCTGCTCAGGAATGAGAGTGAAGGCCTTTTCAGATTCCTTGTTGTAAAGCTGAAAGAGTGA
- the purD gene encoding phosphoribosylamine--glycine ligase — protein sequence MNVLIIGGGGRENAIADAIARSERNPALFAVMAKKNPGIAALCEDFLLAKETDVEKVVGYAREKGIEMVFIGPEAPLAVGLADALEDAGIGAVGPRKNVARIEFDKAWARNFMKDNDIEGSPAFKVFSDKEGLQEYIEELGSVAIKPAGLTGGKGVKVMGDQLPDTGAAYDYAVSLLDGDNVVVEENLVGEEFTVQAFVDGKNLAFTPCVQDHKRAFENDFGPNTGGMGSYSDSDGLLPFVTIDDLYHAREIMKATITALGATETPFKGMLYGQFILTKNGPKVIEFNARFGDPEAMNVLPLLKTDMIDVMSAVVNGTLDELDVEFLKRATVCKYAVPAGYPDEPSKDKEVVVGNIGDALLFYSSVYEKDGKVYTTSSRAVAVVGVANSITDAEVIAQNALENITGDLHFRRDIGTPELVQRRVTHMEQIRR from the coding sequence ATGAATGTTCTAATCATTGGTGGAGGCGGAAGAGAGAACGCTATTGCAGATGCCATTGCAAGAAGCGAACGCAACCCTGCCCTTTTCGCAGTTATGGCAAAGAAGAACCCTGGCATTGCAGCTTTGTGCGAAGATTTTCTTCTGGCAAAAGAAACAGATGTTGAAAAGGTTGTGGGATACGCCAGAGAAAAGGGCATCGAAATGGTCTTTATCGGACCGGAAGCGCCTTTAGCAGTCGGTCTTGCTGATGCACTTGAGGATGCAGGCATCGGAGCTGTAGGACCCAGAAAGAATGTTGCACGTATCGAGTTCGACAAGGCATGGGCTCGCAATTTTATGAAGGACAACGACATTGAGGGATCCCCTGCTTTCAAGGTGTTCTCCGACAAGGAAGGTCTTCAGGAATATATTGAGGAATTGGGTAGCGTGGCCATCAAACCAGCCGGACTCACAGGCGGTAAGGGTGTAAAGGTAATGGGAGACCAGCTTCCTGACACCGGTGCAGCTTATGATTATGCTGTGTCACTTCTTGATGGGGACAATGTTGTCGTTGAGGAGAACCTTGTGGGCGAGGAGTTCACAGTACAGGCATTCGTGGATGGAAAGAACCTTGCGTTCACACCATGCGTGCAGGACCATAAACGTGCTTTTGAGAACGACTTCGGACCAAACACCGGTGGCATGGGCTCATATTCCGATTCAGATGGACTTTTGCCATTTGTAACCATTGATGATCTTTACCATGCAAGGGAGATAATGAAAGCAACCATCACAGCCCTCGGAGCGACCGAAACACCATTTAAGGGTATGCTCTACGGTCAGTTCATCCTTACAAAGAACGGGCCTAAGGTAATCGAGTTCAATGCCAGGTTCGGAGACCCTGAAGCAATGAACGTGCTTCCCCTTCTTAAGACGGATATGATCGATGTGATGTCAGCTGTTGTCAACGGCACCCTTGACGAGCTTGATGTGGAGTTCCTAAAACGTGCAACTGTCTGTAAGTACGCTGTGCCAGCAGGATACCCTGATGAGCCGTCAAAGGACAAAGAGGTCGTTGTTGGCAATATCGGTGATGCACTCCTGTTCTATTCAAGTGTTTATGAGAAGGATGGCAAAGTTTACACCACCAGCTCCAGAGCAGTGGCGGTTGTGGGTGTGGCAAACAGCATCACAGATGCTGAAGTAATCGCACAGAACGCACTTGAGAACATTACCGGAGACCTTCATTTCAGAAGGGATATCGGTACACCTGAACTTGTCCAGAGAAGGGTCACTCACATGGAGCAGATCCGTAGATAA
- the argF gene encoding ornithine carbamoyltransferase: MKHLISMTDLTQEEIIEILDMAEDLKEKRLRGKMTDLLKNKSLAMIFEKSSTRTRVSFEVAMSDLGGHSIYLNSRDIQIGRGETVSDTAQVLSRYVAGITARVNSHRTVEDLAKHSNVPVINALSDLEHPCQILADFLTIREYKNRLNGLKFAWIGDGNNVCNSLILGCALVGMQIAVACPEGYMPNPEIVAKGRELGGDILITTDPEEAAADADVLYADVWVSMGDEEEREKRLSDLENYQINSNLVELAKPDVIFMHCLPAHRGEEVSAEVMDGPHSVVFDQAENRLHAQKALLMKLMA; this comes from the coding sequence ATGAAACATCTAATATCAATGACAGATCTTACACAGGAAGAGATCATTGAGATCCTCGATATGGCTGAGGACCTCAAAGAGAAAAGACTTCGCGGTAAGATGACCGATCTGCTGAAGAACAAAAGCCTGGCGATGATCTTTGAGAAATCATCGACAAGAACAAGGGTATCTTTTGAGGTTGCCATGAGCGATCTTGGGGGACATTCGATCTATCTGAATTCAAGGGACATACAGATCGGTCGCGGTGAGACCGTTTCCGATACTGCACAGGTCCTCTCCCGCTATGTCGCTGGAATCACCGCAAGGGTTAACAGCCACAGGACGGTCGAAGATCTTGCTAAGCACTCAAATGTTCCTGTGATCAATGCACTATCGGACCTTGAACATCCCTGCCAGATCCTTGCAGATTTCCTGACGATACGCGAATACAAGAACCGTCTTAATGGATTGAAGTTCGCATGGATCGGTGACGGTAACAATGTATGTAATTCACTTATACTGGGTTGTGCTCTGGTCGGCATGCAAATAGCTGTTGCATGTCCGGAAGGCTATATGCCAAACCCTGAGATCGTAGCGAAGGGAAGAGAGCTTGGCGGTGATATACTGATAACCACCGATCCTGAAGAAGCAGCAGCAGATGCTGATGTCCTTTATGCCGATGTATGGGTGTCAATGGGTGATGAAGAAGAAAGAGAGAAAAGGCTTAGCGACCTCGAAAACTACCAGATCAATTCCAATCTGGTGGAACTTGCAAAGCCCGATGTGATCTTCATGCATTGCCTGCCTGCCCACAGAGGCGAGGAGGTCTCTGCAGAGGTAATGGACGGGCCCCATTCAGTCGTCTTCGATCAGGCAGAGAACCGCCTGCATGCCCAGAAAGCACTTCTTATGAAGCTGATGGCATAA
- a CDS encoding 4Fe-4S binding protein: MIENNITGALKNMAFELGIDFIGITNKSCFEDSDYTGNKPQDVMDDLQSVIVLGVSVPRGAFETLPKGRGEYTNTLMAATATLRIIAFQLAKLIEKEGYMATIAPSEGSEYGYWYANRETLKADLSFKYTAYRAGVGNFGMNHLLITKDFGPKVRMTAILTDAPLDTEEKTEMPFINDACSKCMKCIEICPVDALTSEGVIHREKCADYMFNVLGGLRCGLCIKVCPLNNF, from the coding sequence ATGATAGAGAACAATATTACAGGAGCTTTGAAAAACATGGCCTTTGAGTTAGGTATTGATTTTATTGGTATAACTAATAAATCTTGTTTTGAAGATTCAGATTATACTGGAAACAAGCCCCAAGATGTGATGGATGATTTACAATCAGTAATAGTCCTAGGGGTTTCTGTACCACGAGGAGCTTTTGAAACGTTGCCCAAAGGCAGAGGTGAATATACAAACACACTTATGGCAGCTACAGCCACATTGAGGATCATTGCATTCCAGCTAGCTAAACTTATTGAAAAAGAAGGCTATATGGCAACGATTGCTCCGAGTGAAGGAAGTGAGTACGGTTACTGGTATGCCAATCGTGAGACACTTAAAGCAGATTTATCTTTCAAATATACTGCTTATCGTGCAGGAGTGGGAAACTTTGGCATGAATCATCTTTTAATCACAAAAGACTTTGGACCTAAAGTACGTATGACTGCTATACTAACGGATGCACCATTAGATACAGAAGAAAAAACTGAAATGCCATTTATCAATGATGCATGCAGTAAATGCATGAAGTGCATCGAGATCTGTCCAGTTGATGCCCTTACATCAGAAGGGGTCATTCATAGGGAAAAATGTGCTGATTATATGTTTAATGTTCTTGGTGGACTTCGATGTGGACTATGCATAAAAGTGTGTCCTCTGAATAATTTTTAA
- a CDS encoding VOC family protein, translating into MNSQIFVNLPVKDLDRSIEFFTKLGFEFDPQLSDEKGTCMIVNKESFVMLLTESFFKMFTTKQICDAKKSTDVAISLPAQSRVKVDELVNKAKEAGGLEEGEPQDYGWMYGRSFEDLNGHI; encoded by the coding sequence ATGAACAGTCAAATATTTGTGAATTTGCCTGTGAAAGACCTCGATAGATCAATTGAATTCTTTACTAAACTTGGTTTCGAATTTGATCCGCAGTTATCTGATGAGAAGGGGACCTGCATGATCGTGAACAAAGAGAGTTTTGTAATGTTATTAACTGAAAGTTTTTTCAAAATGTTCACTACAAAACAAATATGTGATGCTAAAAAAAGCACAGATGTGGCGATATCCCTGCCTGCTCAAAGCAGGGTAAAAGTAGATGAACTGGTAAACAAAGCCAAAGAGGCAGGTGGTTTAGAAGAAGGAGAGCCACAGGATTATGGCTGGATGTACGGACGCAGTTTTGAAGATCTTAATGGACATATTTGA